A part of Manduca sexta isolate Smith_Timp_Sample1 chromosome 10, JHU_Msex_v1.0, whole genome shotgun sequence genomic DNA contains:
- the LOC115446703 gene encoding guided entry of tail-anchored proteins factor 1: MLEVINGYLMVYFVVLCTLNALLPSIVKPVAACFSRPSNQERTIWEEILKLKAEQKIMSIKDEFAAYSKLQRKINKLEAELKDNSQSRMSKNIAIKSSVQIALQVVLALVMVVSVIWFRRVPIVALKGNLFPLTTILRYPSEMPNAISTHVWVLISNISIKTLLKPLTS; this comes from the exons ATGTTAGAGGTTATAAATGGATATCTTATGGTTTACTTCGTTGTGTTATGCACTCTTAACGCTTTACTGCCTAGCATAGTAAAACCC GTAGCAGCATGCTTTTCACGACCAAGTAACCAAGAACGGACAATATGGGAGGAAATTCTAAAACTAAAAGCTGAGCAAAAAATTATGTCTATAAAGGATGAGTTTGCCGCCTACTCCAAACTGCAGAGGAAGATTAATAAACTGGAGGCAGAACTAAAGGATAACTCGCAAAGTCGCATGAGTAAAAATATAGCCATTAAGAGCTCTGTGCAAATTGCATTGCAGGTTGTACTAGCTTTAGTTATGGTGGTTTCGGTTATTTGGTTTCGACGTGTGCCAATAGTGGCGCTAAAAGGGAACCTCTTTCCGTTGACAACAATACTACGATACCCAAGTGAGATGCCGAATGCAATTTCGACTCATGTGTGGGTGTTAATATCTAATATCTCTATTAAAACTTTGTTGAAACCGTTGActtcgtaa